The following proteins are co-located in the Gordonia polyisoprenivorans genome:
- a CDS encoding DUF1266 domain-containing protein — MTTLSVGDDLAGYRIVRRLGPGALGERYLADHPRLPRRDVLTVPHPGADDDADARARFTRAVDIASSLLHPHIVPVHDRGDSDSGGGGDNGSDGDGVSWVSTAYVDGSDVGALLAESGTPLSPDAVADIVAAVSDALDHAHAHGLAHTDLRAGEILLDAQRHPYLTGFVFAGPAEVADDQAQLARTAIDMLGSTVGLQVDHVTSRACSADLAQRYPSCRDFAAALRAALGGVEDGVASSPTVVTATASPTVVPAPPTIAAPPMPVTGGPIRWSGYPGTVEQLRGLACGAFFAVSTSQDPVDHLTMAESDRSIRKIIRRAWAITDTASAIDTTELLALGLVTADYDAVLAGLTHMQPGAPRSAIRLDPAAADAIAAASGVDAARARTVAQAIALSRTLPQQVPVSTAAWELGQAVELVRMCHRAGLVEEIWAWAAIIDLGRRAQQRYADWTAFVLGFEWGRALASAEDARDPAAAADESCARTRPVLSLLLTDPTSPWTRIPLQQ, encoded by the coding sequence ATGACGACTCTGTCCGTGGGCGACGACCTCGCCGGCTACCGGATCGTGCGGAGGTTGGGGCCCGGTGCCCTCGGTGAGCGGTATCTGGCCGACCATCCGCGGCTGCCCCGACGCGATGTCCTGACGGTGCCGCACCCCGGGGCCGATGACGATGCCGACGCTCGCGCACGGTTCACTCGCGCGGTCGACATCGCCTCGTCGCTGCTGCATCCGCATATCGTCCCGGTCCACGACCGCGGTGACAGTGACAGTGGCGGTGGTGGTGACAATGGCAGCGATGGGGACGGGGTCTCGTGGGTGTCGACGGCGTACGTCGACGGCAGTGATGTCGGGGCCCTCCTCGCCGAATCCGGGACGCCGCTCTCGCCGGATGCGGTCGCCGACATCGTCGCGGCAGTCTCCGACGCCCTCGATCATGCGCACGCGCACGGCCTCGCGCACACCGACCTGCGGGCCGGCGAGATCCTGCTCGACGCGCAGCGCCACCCGTACCTGACGGGCTTCGTTTTCGCCGGCCCGGCCGAAGTCGCCGACGATCAGGCGCAACTCGCCCGCACCGCGATCGACATGCTCGGGAGCACGGTCGGCCTCCAGGTCGATCACGTGACCAGCCGGGCATGCTCGGCCGACCTCGCCCAGCGGTATCCGTCGTGTCGTGACTTCGCCGCCGCGCTGCGGGCGGCGCTGGGTGGCGTCGAGGACGGTGTGGCGAGCTCGCCGACCGTCGTCACGGCGACCGCCTCACCCACGGTTGTCCCCGCGCCACCCACCATCGCGGCGCCGCCGATGCCGGTCACCGGTGGCCCGATCCGATGGAGCGGCTACCCCGGAACCGTCGAGCAGCTCCGCGGGCTGGCGTGTGGCGCATTCTTCGCCGTCAGCACGTCGCAGGATCCCGTCGACCACCTGACGATGGCCGAGAGCGATCGTTCGATCCGCAAGATCATCCGTCGGGCATGGGCGATCACCGACACCGCGTCGGCCATCGACACCACCGAACTACTGGCCCTCGGGCTGGTCACCGCCGATTACGACGCCGTCCTCGCAGGACTGACGCACATGCAGCCGGGGGCGCCGCGGTCGGCGATACGGCTCGACCCGGCTGCTGCCGACGCGATCGCCGCCGCGAGTGGTGTCGACGCCGCCCGAGCACGGACCGTCGCGCAGGCCATCGCGCTCTCGCGAACCCTGCCGCAGCAGGTGCCGGTCAGCACCGCGGCGTGGGAACTCGGGCAGGCCGTCGAACTGGTGCGGATGTGTCATCGTGCGGGACTGGTCGAGGAGATCTGGGCGTGGGCGGCGATCATCGACCTGGGCCGACGCGCGCAGCAGCGCTACGCCGACTGGACGGCGTTTGTGCTCGGCTTCGAGTGGGGTCGGGCGCTGGCCTCCGCCGAGGATGCCCGTGACCCGGCCGCCGCGGCCGACGAGTCCTGTGCCCGCACGCGTCCTGTGCTGAGCCTGCTGCTCACCGATCCGACGAGCCCCTGGACTCGGATACCGCTGCAGCAGTAG
- a CDS encoding tyrosine-protein phosphatase has translation MTSSPGAPSPVQTLPNLRDLGGWTTADGRTVGSGKLYRSTDFSAMATADLPHLEELGLRTIYDLRSATERQALPDPQLDDVVDIHLDVLADATLAIPANIGAFLSDPKTVAMAGQELSEGKARNLIAGTYRELVSLSSARSSYRSFYRGLLGEHRAPALFHCTTGKDRTGWAAASFLTLMGVAKDDVYHDYLLTNERLVPALKPVFDDFAAAGGDPDLLIPVLGVDAAYLDAAFAEVDTAYGGIEGYFSRGLEIGVEDQRRLRESFLN, from the coding sequence ATGACCTCCTCGCCGGGTGCTCCGAGTCCCGTCCAGACCCTCCCGAATCTGCGTGACCTCGGCGGATGGACGACCGCGGACGGTCGGACGGTGGGGTCGGGAAAGCTGTACCGGTCGACGGACTTCTCCGCCATGGCCACCGCCGACCTGCCGCACCTCGAAGAGCTGGGCCTGCGCACGATTTACGATCTGCGCTCGGCCACCGAGCGACAAGCGTTGCCCGATCCCCAACTCGACGACGTCGTCGACATCCACCTCGACGTGCTCGCCGACGCGACCCTGGCGATTCCGGCCAACATCGGGGCCTTCCTGTCGGATCCGAAGACGGTGGCGATGGCCGGCCAGGAACTGTCCGAGGGCAAGGCGCGGAACCTGATTGCGGGCACCTATCGGGAACTGGTGTCGCTGTCCAGCGCGCGCTCGTCCTACCGGTCCTTCTATCGAGGACTGCTCGGCGAGCATCGAGCGCCCGCGCTTTTTCACTGCACCACCGGAAAGGACCGGACCGGCTGGGCGGCGGCATCCTTCCTCACCCTGATGGGTGTCGCGAAAGACGATGTCTACCACGACTATCTGCTCACCAACGAGCGCCTCGTCCCCGCCCTCAAGCCGGTCTTCGACGACTTCGCCGCCGCCGGTGGCGATCCCGACCTACTGATTCCGGTACTCGGGGTGGATGCCGCCTACCTCGACGCGGCCTTCGCAGAGGTGGACACGGCCTACGGCGGGATCGAGGGATATTTCAGCCGCGGTCTCGAGATCGGTGTCGAGGACCAACGGCGGCTCCGGGAGTCCTTCCTGAACTGA
- a CDS encoding ABC transporter ATP-binding protein, with product MSIADAAAQPGAGSAAAVEVSDVSVEHRGVIAVREVSLRVDDGEKVALVGPNGSGKTSLLRVLAGIARPTRGVCRLRGRPMRAHSDSERARMVASVGQDEYSELPFTARDVLLLGRSAGMSDWRPYRGEDHRAIEELARLWEVDGLLDRTLHEMSGGERRRVLLARAFAQRADIVVLDEPTNHLDLRHQHDILARVADSPLTAVVALHDLNLAAVYCDRVVVMDRGTIVGDGPPGDVLTARLVREVYGVNARREDTDGRVRLLIGR from the coding sequence GTGAGCATTGCCGACGCCGCCGCGCAGCCGGGAGCCGGTTCGGCTGCAGCGGTGGAGGTGTCGGACGTCAGCGTCGAACACCGTGGGGTCATCGCGGTGCGAGAGGTCTCGCTACGCGTCGATGACGGTGAGAAGGTCGCACTCGTCGGCCCGAACGGCTCGGGCAAGACGAGTCTGTTACGTGTGCTCGCCGGGATAGCACGACCCACGCGCGGCGTATGCCGACTGCGTGGCCGACCGATGCGGGCCCACTCGGACTCCGAGCGGGCCCGCATGGTCGCATCGGTCGGCCAGGACGAGTACAGCGAACTGCCGTTCACGGCCCGGGACGTGTTGTTGCTTGGGCGATCTGCCGGCATGTCCGACTGGCGGCCGTACCGGGGTGAGGATCACCGCGCCATCGAGGAACTCGCCCGCCTGTGGGAGGTGGACGGACTACTCGACAGAACCCTGCACGAGATGTCCGGCGGCGAGCGACGACGCGTCCTGCTGGCCCGGGCCTTCGCGCAGCGCGCCGACATCGTCGTGCTCGATGAACCCACCAATCACCTCGATCTACGTCACCAACACGACATCCTGGCCCGGGTCGCGGACTCACCACTCACGGCGGTGGTGGCGTTGCACGACCTGAATCTGGCTGCGGTGTACTGCGACCGCGTCGTCGTGATGGATCGGGGCACGATCGTCGGCGACGGACCGCCCGGCGACGTGTTGACCGCCCGACTCGTGCGAGAGGTCTACGGGGTCAACGCACGTCGCGAGGACACCGACGGACGGGTGCGGCTGCTCATCGGCCGGTGA
- a CDS encoding DUF4166 domain-containing protein — MTPVYRDVLGSDFDRLHPNIAWRYSIDSTSNVAQIGTGILESVYITPALPPPFFWYYGKRNALPSKTSRMVPFSQGHYCYTDELGRENLAVLRSFDYTSGTRKLNSLLVAGRTGLVDYFGDGPELLYPIEPSVTDAGELLLESGPMRWLGRGPKVGMKGLFGAQMKYIEGWDEERQRFRCDATVRNPVIGEILHFRGWFTATDIACGVRDIPDEAWPLNLVDREV, encoded by the coding sequence GTGACACCGGTGTACCGAGATGTCCTCGGCTCCGACTTCGACCGTCTGCACCCCAACATCGCGTGGCGCTACAGCATCGACTCCACCTCGAACGTCGCCCAGATCGGGACCGGCATCCTCGAGTCGGTCTACATCACCCCGGCGCTGCCGCCACCGTTCTTCTGGTACTACGGCAAACGCAACGCGCTGCCCTCGAAGACGAGCCGGATGGTGCCGTTCAGCCAGGGACATTACTGCTACACCGACGAACTGGGTCGAGAGAACCTGGCCGTACTGCGCAGCTTCGACTACACCTCGGGGACGCGCAAACTGAATTCGCTGCTCGTCGCCGGCCGCACCGGCCTCGTCGACTATTTCGGTGACGGACCCGAACTGCTCTACCCGATCGAGCCGTCGGTGACCGACGCCGGTGAACTACTGCTGGAGAGCGGCCCGATGCGCTGGCTCGGCCGCGGCCCCAAGGTCGGGATGAAGGGACTGTTCGGCGCCCAGATGAAGTACATCGAGGGATGGGACGAGGAACGTCAGCGGTTCCGGTGCGACGCCACCGTCCGCAACCCGGTGATCGGCGAGATCCTGCATTTCCGCGGCTGGTTCACCGCCACCGACATCGCCTGCGGCGTGCGCGACATCCCCGACGAGGCGTGGCCGCTGAACCTCGTCGACCGCGAGGTCTGA
- a CDS encoding flavin reductase family protein: protein MSLEDFRHVLGHFPTGVTVVTAMTPQGPTGFCCQSFSSLSLDPPMVLILPARTSTTWPRIEAAGRFCVNVLGHDQADLALGFARSGGDKFAGVTWAPGHNGAPRIDGACAWIEAEVASIGDGGDHVVVHGRVSELAADSSVAPLIFHRGEFAQLNCA from the coding sequence ATGAGCCTCGAGGATTTCCGACATGTGCTGGGGCACTTCCCCACCGGGGTGACCGTCGTGACCGCGATGACACCGCAGGGCCCCACCGGGTTCTGCTGCCAGTCGTTCTCGTCACTGTCGCTCGACCCGCCGATGGTGCTGATCCTGCCCGCCCGGACGTCGACGACCTGGCCGCGGATCGAGGCTGCCGGACGTTTCTGTGTGAACGTCCTCGGCCACGATCAGGCCGATCTCGCACTCGGCTTCGCCCGGTCCGGCGGTGACAAGTTCGCCGGCGTCACGTGGGCGCCCGGCCACAACGGGGCACCGCGTATCGACGGCGCCTGCGCCTGGATCGAGGCCGAGGTCGCGTCGATCGGCGACGGCGGCGACCACGTCGTCGTCCACGGCCGGGTCTCCGAACTCGCCGCCGACAGTTCGGTGGCGCCGTTGATCTTTCATCGCGGCGAGTTCGCACAGCTCAACTGTGCGTGA
- a CDS encoding SRPBCC family protein: MAVSARTEFDVAAPPSVVMEVLMDVESLPEWSGPHKAAAIVSEHDDGTPDQVTMTVSAAGVNDDQTVSYAWTDNTCSWSLIESKMLAEQQGKYTVTPSGDGSHVEFELEIDLKVKLPGMLVKRGQKTAVETAKKGLTAESERRAKA; encoded by the coding sequence ATGGCTGTCTCTGCGAGAACCGAGTTCGATGTCGCTGCACCCCCGTCGGTCGTGATGGAGGTGCTGATGGATGTGGAATCCCTGCCCGAATGGTCCGGTCCACACAAGGCGGCCGCCATCGTGTCCGAACACGACGACGGCACGCCCGATCAGGTCACCATGACCGTGTCGGCCGCGGGCGTCAACGACGATCAGACCGTCTCCTATGCGTGGACCGACAACACCTGCTCCTGGAGTCTCATCGAGTCCAAGATGCTGGCCGAGCAACAGGGCAAGTACACGGTGACGCCGTCGGGCGACGGGTCGCACGTCGAGTTCGAGCTCGAGATCGACCTCAAGGTGAAGTTGCCCGGCATGCTCGTCAAACGTGGCCAGAAGACCGCCGTGGAGACCGCCAAGAAAGGTCTCACCGCGGAGTCGGAGCGCCGCGCAAAAGCCTGA
- a CDS encoding TetR family transcriptional regulator produces MVEHSPSGRHPGARIRSARMTSGVSLREFSRRIGISPATLSATENERTGISVERLETIAAALGIHPSTLLEDGPAPGFDESGTTDDGAGTTRAWRDFGGAEVADPVLDAALSCIVAKGYHGCSIRDIADAAGLSVASLYHHHESKQGMLVDLFDQTMNELLDRAAGAREDAGGDPVRAFTLMVESLVLYHSYRRRLSFLGATEMRSLLEPNRRRIADRRVALQRMFDTEVDRAAAQGRFGAPRPRDASRAVVGLCIGVADWYDPDGPDTPERIAALYTRYALNLVGSRPS; encoded by the coding sequence GTGGTCGAGCACTCCCCCTCCGGACGTCATCCCGGTGCCCGGATCCGCAGCGCCCGCATGACGAGCGGGGTATCGCTGCGCGAGTTCTCCCGTCGCATCGGGATCAGCCCCGCGACCCTGAGCGCCACCGAGAACGAGCGGACGGGCATCAGTGTCGAACGACTCGAGACGATCGCCGCGGCGTTGGGAATTCACCCGTCGACACTGCTCGAGGACGGTCCTGCGCCCGGCTTCGACGAGTCCGGGACCACCGACGACGGCGCGGGCACCACACGGGCGTGGCGCGATTTCGGCGGCGCCGAGGTCGCCGACCCCGTCCTCGATGCGGCACTGAGTTGCATTGTGGCCAAGGGATATCACGGGTGCTCCATCCGCGACATCGCCGACGCGGCAGGCCTGTCGGTGGCGTCGCTGTACCACCATCACGAGAGCAAGCAGGGCATGCTCGTCGATCTGTTCGACCAGACGATGAACGAACTGCTCGACCGCGCGGCCGGAGCACGGGAGGACGCGGGCGGCGATCCCGTGCGCGCCTTCACCCTCATGGTGGAAAGCCTTGTCCTCTACCACAGTTACCGTCGGCGGCTGTCGTTCCTCGGCGCCACCGAGATGCGCAGCCTCCTCGAGCCCAACCGGCGCCGTATCGCCGATCGGCGCGTCGCGCTGCAGCGCATGTTCGACACGGAGGTCGATCGCGCCGCCGCGCAGGGCCGGTTCGGAGCCCCGCGCCCTCGCGACGCCTCCCGCGCGGTCGTCGGACTCTGCATCGGTGTCGCCGACTGGTACGACCCCGACGGCCCCGACACCCCCGAGCGGATCGCCGCGCTCTACACGCGGTACGCCCTCAATCTCGTCGGTTCACGCCCGTCGTAG
- a CDS encoding DUF6764 family protein — protein MRIHRFATRALIVAVGGAGAIWGLGLGGGGAQAVTCNATNGHEVQQIQGTSGCGARAGVGSNASAQETGGGTAVAVSDRGGNATAINQAPGSSALAGATTNGTSYSITTGPKALSVAQARAGGYSVAIGGWGGQAYSGQPGVGCSGGFAAAVDTTSGKACLKYGSIDLHN, from the coding sequence TTGCGTATTCACAGGTTTGCGACACGGGCCCTGATCGTCGCGGTGGGCGGCGCAGGAGCGATCTGGGGCCTCGGCCTCGGTGGCGGTGGTGCCCAGGCGGTCACCTGTAATGCGACGAATGGTCATGAGGTGCAACAGATTCAGGGCACCAGCGGATGCGGCGCGCGCGCCGGTGTGGGCAGCAACGCCAGCGCTCAGGAAACCGGTGGGGGTACGGCGGTGGCCGTGTCCGACCGCGGCGGCAACGCCACCGCGATCAACCAGGCGCCCGGTTCCTCGGCGCTGGCCGGGGCCACCACCAACGGCACCTCGTACTCCATCACCACCGGACCCAAGGCGCTCTCGGTCGCCCAGGCCCGCGCGGGGGGGTACTCGGTCGCCATCGGTGGCTGGGGAGGCCAGGCGTACTCGGGTCAGCCCGGCGTCGGATGCTCGGGCGGGTTCGCCGCGGCCGTCGACACCACCAGCGGCAAGGCATGCCTGAAGTACGGCTCGATCGACCTGCACAACTGA
- a CDS encoding SDR family oxidoreductase has product MTASEKTLQGRTAIISGGSRGIGEAIAVRLARAGANITLLAKTAEPHPKLPGTIYTAAQAIEEAGGQALPIVGDIRDDQQVADAVAATAERFGGIDIVINNASALNLTATAEIDMKRYDLMQDINARGAFSLSRSAIPYLRKSDHAHVLTLSPPISLEPHWFDEIGTAYTVSKFSMTIVALGLSRELAADGVASNCLWPRTTISTAAVRNILSEKLIARSRSTEIMSDAAYAILSKDPAAATGQCYIDDEVLSANGVTDFAKYRTVDSDDELELDFWTTRR; this is encoded by the coding sequence GTGACCGCATCCGAGAAGACGCTGCAAGGACGCACCGCCATCATCTCCGGCGGCAGCCGCGGAATCGGTGAGGCCATCGCGGTTCGGCTGGCCCGGGCGGGCGCCAACATCACCCTGTTGGCCAAGACCGCCGAGCCGCATCCGAAACTCCCCGGCACCATCTACACCGCGGCGCAGGCCATCGAAGAGGCCGGCGGACAGGCGCTGCCGATCGTCGGCGACATCCGTGACGACCAGCAGGTCGCCGACGCCGTCGCCGCGACCGCCGAACGCTTCGGCGGAATCGACATCGTCATCAACAACGCGAGCGCGCTCAACCTCACCGCGACCGCCGAGATCGACATGAAGCGTTACGACCTCATGCAGGACATCAACGCGCGCGGAGCATTCTCCTTGTCCCGCAGCGCAATCCCCTATCTGCGCAAGTCCGACCACGCCCATGTGCTGACCCTGTCGCCGCCGATCTCCCTGGAGCCGCACTGGTTCGACGAGATCGGCACCGCCTACACCGTGTCGAAGTTCTCCATGACGATCGTCGCCCTGGGCCTGTCACGGGAACTCGCTGCCGACGGCGTCGCGTCGAACTGCCTGTGGCCGCGCACCACCATCAGCACCGCTGCCGTGCGGAACATCCTGAGCGAGAAACTGATCGCCCGCAGCCGCAGCACCGAGATCATGTCCGATGCCGCCTACGCGATCCTGTCGAAGGACCCGGCCGCGGCCACCGGCCAGTGCTATATCGACGACGAGGTGCTCTCCGCCAACGGGGTCACCGACTTCGCGAAGTACCGCACCGTCGACAGTGACGACGAGCTGGAGCTCGATTTCTGGACGACCCGCCGATAA
- a CDS encoding PaaI family thioesterase, with the protein MQPYIIMTTSTNTSASTDPSAMSGLELLRAWQSTPDDDRPSIGRLLGMRPVRIEEGEVHFAVTPKADFANPLGTVHGGICATLLDSVMGCSVHTTLPAGVGYTTLELKVNYIRSVALDADELTGVGTVIHVGGRTATAEGKVFAADGKLVAHGTTTCIVFR; encoded by the coding sequence ATGCAACCATACATAATCATGACGACCTCAACGAACACATCCGCCTCCACCGACCCGAGCGCGATGTCGGGGCTCGAGCTCCTGCGCGCCTGGCAATCCACCCCCGACGACGATCGGCCCAGCATCGGCCGGCTGCTCGGTATGCGCCCGGTCCGCATCGAGGAGGGCGAGGTGCACTTCGCCGTCACCCCCAAGGCAGACTTCGCCAACCCGCTCGGCACCGTGCACGGCGGCATCTGCGCCACCTTGCTCGACTCGGTGATGGGCTGCTCGGTCCACACCACCCTGCCCGCCGGCGTCGGCTACACCACCCTCGAACTGAAGGTGAACTACATCCGGTCGGTGGCCCTCGACGCCGACGAGCTGACCGGCGTCGGCACCGTCATCCACGTCGGCGGGCGCACCGCGACCGCCGAGGGCAAGGTGTTCGCCGCCGACGGAAAGCTCGTCGCACACGGCACGACGACATGCATCGTGTTCCGCTAG
- a CDS encoding ABC transporter substrate-binding protein, with product MTLADCGKDVTVAKAPERVLTVGTAAVEILDAAGASQKIIARTGEFGAPLPASLTHRPDDSLIVDPSDPTTENIIVANPDLVFGYGLFNADPAQIRKSGITMLTVQGECGHDASTDAAPTVDLGTIGADVRRLGTVFGTSATADAAASALDKRIAAARRAPTGHTAAWVYYFSSEDPLSAYGGSGLPNAMLNSAGLQNAYADQHETYATISTESLIRRQPEWIVVKYGGYGESEADARAKFLAEPGVSTLEAVRAGRIVMLPADSSNPSPSAVDSFEKLVAATAATVPSR from the coding sequence GTGACGTTGGCCGATTGCGGCAAAGATGTCACGGTGGCGAAAGCGCCCGAACGGGTACTCACCGTCGGAACCGCAGCGGTGGAGATCCTCGACGCTGCCGGGGCCTCACAGAAGATCATCGCGCGCACCGGGGAATTCGGCGCGCCGCTACCCGCCTCGCTCACCCACCGGCCGGACGACTCCCTGATCGTCGATCCCTCTGACCCGACGACCGAGAACATCATCGTCGCCAACCCCGACCTGGTCTTCGGCTACGGACTGTTCAACGCCGACCCCGCTCAGATTCGGAAGTCGGGGATCACGATGCTGACGGTACAGGGCGAGTGCGGACACGACGCATCCACCGATGCCGCACCGACGGTCGACCTGGGCACCATCGGCGCCGACGTCCGGCGCCTGGGCACCGTGTTCGGGACGTCGGCGACCGCGGATGCTGCGGCGAGCGCACTCGACAAGCGGATCGCCGCCGCCCGACGAGCGCCGACCGGGCACACCGCTGCGTGGGTCTACTACTTCTCTTCCGAGGACCCATTGTCGGCGTACGGCGGGTCGGGGCTGCCGAATGCCATGCTGAACAGTGCCGGACTGCAGAATGCCTACGCCGATCAGCACGAGACCTACGCCACGATCTCCACCGAGAGCCTGATCCGGCGCCAACCCGAGTGGATCGTGGTCAAGTACGGGGGTTACGGCGAGAGCGAGGCCGACGCCCGAGCGAAATTCCTCGCGGAACCGGGGGTGAGCACGCTCGAAGCGGTACGCGCCGGGCGGATCGTGATGCTGCCCGCCGACTCGTCCAATCCGTCACCGTCGGCGGTCGACAGTTTCGAGAAGCTGGTGGCGGCCACCGCTGCCACCGTGCCGTCGCGGTGA
- a CDS encoding 2,3-butanediol dehydrogenase, with the protein MRAAMFYGQQHVEIVDADEPTPSADQVKIKVGFNGICGSDLHEYYAGPLNIPTEPHPLTGQQAPLILGHEFSGTITEIGLDVQGFDVGDRVAVEPIYSCGTCDRCTSGHYNTCAQIGFHGLMADGGMAEYTVVPTRMLHKLPADLPLELGALVEPMSVAYHAACLGEVGPGDHAVVFGAGPIGIGLWYALRGLGLTDVTVVEPSAPRREAIAALGARVLDPTTDDVVAVIAKDTDGRGADAVFDATGVTATVATGLACLAARSPFICVAVYEKPIETPLLSLLFGESRMQGSLGYTSADFDAVIELMAAGHYDTTGWVTTVPIDDVVAEGFDALHAGKKMKVLIEPTPA; encoded by the coding sequence ATGCGCGCAGCAATGTTCTACGGACAACAACACGTCGAGATCGTCGATGCCGACGAACCGACACCCTCGGCCGACCAGGTCAAGATCAAGGTGGGCTTCAACGGGATCTGCGGGTCGGATCTCCACGAATACTATGCAGGCCCCCTCAACATCCCCACCGAACCGCACCCGCTGACCGGGCAGCAGGCACCGCTGATCCTCGGTCACGAGTTCTCCGGCACCATCACCGAAATCGGTTTGGATGTCCAGGGATTCGACGTCGGCGACCGGGTCGCGGTGGAGCCCATCTACTCCTGCGGCACGTGCGACCGCTGCACGAGCGGGCATTACAACACCTGCGCCCAGATCGGCTTCCACGGGTTGATGGCCGACGGCGGGATGGCCGAGTACACCGTGGTACCCACTCGCATGCTGCACAAGCTGCCCGCGGATCTGCCGCTGGAACTCGGTGCACTGGTCGAGCCGATGTCGGTGGCCTATCACGCCGCCTGCCTCGGTGAGGTCGGACCGGGCGATCACGCCGTCGTCTTCGGTGCAGGGCCCATCGGCATCGGGCTGTGGTATGCCCTTCGAGGTCTGGGGCTCACCGACGTCACCGTCGTGGAACCGTCGGCGCCGCGTCGCGAGGCCATCGCCGCTCTCGGTGCGCGCGTACTCGATCCGACCACCGACGACGTCGTCGCGGTGATCGCCAAGGACACCGATGGCCGTGGCGCCGACGCGGTGTTCGACGCCACAGGTGTCACCGCGACCGTGGCGACCGGATTGGCATGTCTGGCAGCACGTTCGCCCTTCATCTGTGTCGCCGTCTACGAGAAGCCGATCGAGACCCCGTTGCTCAGCCTGCTGTTCGGCGAGTCCCGCATGCAGGGCTCGCTGGGCTACACGTCCGCCGATTTCGACGCGGTCATCGAACTCATGGCGGCCGGGCATTACGACACCACCGGCTGGGTCACCACCGTGCCGATCGACGACGTCGTCGCCGAGGGCTTCGACGCGCTGCACGCCGGGAAGAAGATGAAGGTCCTCATCGAACCGACCCCCGCCTGA
- a CDS encoding TetR/AcrR family transcriptional regulator has protein sequence MGDEATDIVTTKTRSRGPRERMVVHAADLIGRDGVAATSIGDVIAASSAPRGSIYHHFPGGKTQLMTEAVRYAGDFIATRIGGQHPGSPAEAIIGIGDVWRRMLVATDYQFGCPVLAGGLARRSEPSVADEADEIFGNWLRLIAARLVSEGVAPERADSLANLVVAAIEGAVGLCQTQRSVAPLDQVIGELARLCDAAAAH, from the coding sequence ATGGGTGACGAGGCCACCGACATCGTGACGACCAAGACCCGCTCACGCGGCCCGCGTGAGCGCATGGTCGTGCACGCCGCCGATTTGATCGGTCGCGACGGTGTGGCGGCCACCTCGATCGGTGATGTCATCGCGGCCAGCTCGGCCCCGCGCGGCTCGATCTATCACCACTTCCCGGGTGGCAAGACGCAGCTGATGACCGAGGCCGTGCGCTACGCGGGTGATTTCATCGCCACCCGCATCGGAGGTCAGCATCCGGGCTCACCCGCCGAAGCCATCATCGGGATCGGCGACGTGTGGCGGCGAATGCTGGTCGCCACCGATTACCAGTTCGGCTGCCCGGTCCTCGCCGGCGGCCTCGCCCGGCGATCGGAGCCGTCCGTCGCCGACGAGGCCGACGAGATCTTCGGTAACTGGCTGCGGCTGATCGCGGCCCGGCTGGTCTCCGAGGGCGTCGCCCCCGAGCGGGCCGATTCCCTGGCCAACCTGGTCGTCGCCGCCATCGAGGGGGCCGTCGGACTGTGCCAGACGCAGCGCAGCGTGGCCCCGCTCGACCAGGTGATCGGCGAGCTCGCACGCCTCTGCGACGCCGCCGCCGCGCACTGA